Proteins from one Candidatus Omnitrophota bacterium genomic window:
- the secY gene encoding preprotein translocase subunit SecY has translation MLQAFANIVKIPDLRKKIFFTLALIAVYRIGTYIPTPGIDGGKLAAYFAHLAQQSGGALFGIMNMFSGGAISRMTIFALGIMPYISASIIIQLLTAVIPALEKLAKEGEAGHKKIVQYTRYGTIVLSVIQSYFIALWIENLSRTQIPGVVPIPGWGFQILTVITLTSGTAFIMWLGEQIQEYGIGNGMSLIITAGIISRIPTALYQLWALFSPFAPEKAQLDPFTLILMIVMLVAVVVAVIVVTQGQRKIPVQYAKRVVGRKVYGGQSTFLPLRVNQAGVIPIIFAQSIILFPATIAGFIPHQGFQSFAQALTRGEWLYNSIYALLIMFFAYFYTAITFNPIDISDNMKKYGGFVPGIRPGRQTAEYLDFIMTRITFPGAIFLALIAVFPSIISGWLKIPYLVASFFGGTGLLIIVGVMLDTMKQIESHLLMRHYEGFMKKGRLKARVS, from the coding sequence ATGTTGCAGGCATTTGCGAATATCGTAAAGATACCGGACCTGAGGAAGAAGATATTCTTCACTCTCGCCCTGATAGCTGTTTACAGGATAGGCACATATATACCTACTCCTGGCATCGACGGCGGTAAACTCGCGGCGTATTTTGCGCACCTGGCCCAGCAATCGGGCGGCGCACTCTTTGGCATAATGAATATGTTCTCCGGCGGCGCTATATCGCGAATGACGATATTTGCCCTCGGGATCATGCCGTATATATCAGCCTCCATTATTATACAACTGCTCACGGCGGTAATTCCTGCCCTTGAGAAGCTGGCAAAGGAAGGCGAGGCCGGGCACAAGAAGATAGTGCAGTATACCAGATACGGTACTATCGTACTATCGGTAATACAGTCGTATTTCATAGCTCTTTGGATCGAGAACCTGTCCCGCACGCAGATACCTGGTGTAGTTCCGATACCGGGATGGGGCTTCCAGATATTGACAGTTATCACTCTTACCAGCGGTACTGCATTCATCATGTGGCTGGGCGAGCAGATACAGGAGTACGGCATTGGTAACGGTATGTCGCTCATCATCACAGCCGGTATCATTTCCAGAATACCTACGGCGCTATACCAGTTGTGGGCCTTGTTTTCGCCGTTCGCTCCTGAGAAGGCACAGCTCGATCCATTTACGCTTATCCTGATGATTGTGATGCTCGTGGCGGTCGTAGTAGCGGTTATAGTCGTGACTCAGGGACAGCGGAAGATACCTGTCCAGTATGCAAAGCGAGTTGTGGGCAGAAAAGTTTACGGAGGGCAATCAACATTCCTGCCTCTTCGGGTAAACCAGGCAGGTGTTATCCCTATCATATTTGCGCAGAGTATAATTTTGTTCCCTGCGACAATAGCAGGTTTTATACCACACCAGGGATTTCAGAGTTTTGCGCAGGCGCTGACAAGAGGAGAATGGCTTTACAATTCGATATATGCTCTTTTGATAATGTTCTTCGCTTATTTTTACACGGCGATAACATTCAATCCGATAGATATATCGGACAATATGAAAAAATACGGCGGTTTTGTTCCCGGAATAAGGCCAGGGCGGCAGACCGCAGAATATCTAGATTTTATAATGACGCGTATCACGTTCCCGGGAGCGATATTCTTAGCGTTGATCGCAGTATTTCCGAGTATAATATCGGGATGGCTCAAGATACCGTATCTTGTGGCCAGTTTCTTCGGCGGTACGGGTCTTCTTATCATCGTAGGAGTCATGCTCGATACGATGAAGCAGATAGAGTCGCACCTTTTAATGCGTCATTACGAAGGGTTTATGAAGAAGGGGCGTTTGAAGGCAAGGGTATCATAA
- the map gene encoding type I methionyl aminopeptidase, with amino-acid sequence MIVLRSKDEIAEIKKAGAILAKTLEKVGAAAKAGVSTEELDAIARDEILKRNGYPVFKGYNGFPNNICASINETVVHGIPSDRQLRIGDIISIDIGVRFRDYCADAAITVGVGKISDTARKLIDVTKKALYIGIEKARAGVHLTDMSCAIQQFVETNGFSVVRALVGHGIGTNVHEDPEVPNFGKPGMGPVLEPGMVLAIEPMVNAGSFEVESLDDGWSIVTKDRKLSAHFEHTVAITKDGPQILTE; translated from the coding sequence ATGATCGTCTTAAGGTCTAAAGACGAGATTGCAGAGATAAAAAAAGCGGGCGCGATACTGGCAAAGACTTTAGAGAAGGTCGGCGCCGCGGCTAAAGCCGGTGTTAGCACCGAAGAACTCGATGCGATAGCGCGCGATGAGATATTGAAGCGTAACGGTTATCCGGTATTTAAGGGTTACAACGGGTTCCCGAACAATATTTGTGCTTCGATAAATGAAACCGTAGTACATGGTATACCGTCGGATAGGCAGTTGCGTATCGGCGATATAATTTCGATAGATATAGGCGTAAGATTCAGGGACTATTGTGCGGACGCCGCGATAACGGTTGGTGTCGGCAAGATAAGCGATACGGCCCGTAAGCTTATAGATGTAACAAAGAAAGCTCTTTATATAGGAATCGAGAAGGCCCGGGCAGGTGTTCATCTGACCGATATGTCCTGCGCAATACAGCAGTTTGTGGAGACGAATGGTTTCAGCGTAGTGCGCGCTCTTGTCGGGCACGGAATAGGGACGAACGTCCATGAAGATCCCGAGGTGCCGAATTTCGGCAAACCGGGGATGGGTCCGGTGCTTGAACCGGGGATGGTGTTGGCGATAGAGCCCATGGTCAATGCCGGTTCATTTGAGGTCGAATCGCTCGACGACGGATGGTCTATAGTAACAAAAGACAGGAAACTTTCGGCCCATTTTGAACATACGGTTGCGATAACGAAAGACGGCCCGCAGATCCTGACGGAATAG
- a CDS encoding DNA-directed RNA polymerase subunit alpha translates to MGISMKNFEMPKKLVLDESTYTPTYGKFVAEPFERGYGVTIGNSLRRVLISSIEGTAVTSIKIAGVHHEFSAINGVVEDVPQIILNIKKLILKSHFKIPKPMMIDVDKKGEITAKDIKVDETVEIVNPDLHIATLTKNVPFKMELEVARGRGYVPAERNKKEGQSIGVIAVDSIFTPVVKVNFFVENTRVGQITDYDKVILEITTNGSIEPKEALLYASNILQRHLDIFVGFGKLPEEEEAPVETEEQKQFNDKLKIPISELELSVRSSNCLREARIKTIGDLVRRSELEMLKYRNFGKKSLAEINKILVGMGLALGMKSDEKGSKSKKEESE, encoded by the coding sequence ATGGGTATAAGTATGAAGAATTTCGAGATGCCTAAAAAATTAGTACTTGACGAATCGACATATACACCGACATACGGCAAATTCGTGGCCGAACCTTTTGAGCGCGGTTACGGTGTAACGATCGGCAACAGCCTTAGGAGGGTTTTGATATCTTCTATAGAAGGCACGGCTGTTACGAGCATAAAGATCGCGGGAGTACATCACGAGTTTTCCGCTATAAACGGTGTGGTAGAAGATGTTCCACAGATAATATTGAATATAAAGAAGCTTATCCTAAAGTCACATTTCAAAATACCAAAACCTATGATGATCGATGTGGACAAGAAGGGCGAGATAACAGCTAAAGACATCAAGGTCGATGAAACGGTTGAAATAGTCAACCCCGATCTTCACATCGCCACGTTGACGAAGAACGTTCCTTTTAAGATGGAGCTCGAAGTGGCCAGGGGCAGAGGTTATGTACCGGCCGAGAGGAATAAGAAAGAGGGACAGTCGATAGGGGTAATAGCGGTCGATTCAATATTTACGCCGGTCGTAAAAGTGAATTTCTTCGTCGAGAATACCAGGGTCGGCCAGATAACGGATTACGATAAGGTGATACTTGAGATAACGACAAACGGTTCGATCGAGCCGAAAGAGGCGTTGCTCTACGCGTCAAACATCCTGCAAAGACACCTTGATATATTCGTCGGGTTTGGCAAACTTCCTGAAGAGGAAGAGGCGCCGGTGGAGACGGAAGAACAGAAGCAATTTAACGATAAATTGAAGATACCGATATCGGAGCTTGAGCTCTCGGTCAGAAGTTCCAATTGCTTAAGAGAAGCCAGGATAAAGACGATCGGTGATCTCGTAAGGCGTTCGGAACTGGAGATGTTAAAGTACAGGAATTTCGGTAAGAAATCGCTTGCCGAGATCAATAAGATACTTGTTGGTATGGGGCTCGCCCTCGGCATGAAGTCCGACGAGAAAGGCTCCAAATCAAAGAAGGAAGAGTCGGAGTAA
- the rpmJ gene encoding 50S ribosomal protein L36 — MKVRSSIRKICPKCKVVRRKGTLMIICANPKHKQRQG; from the coding sequence ATGAAAGTACGTTCAAGTATACGAAAGATTTGCCCGAAGTGTAAGGTTGTGCGCCGCAAGGGCACGCTTATGATAATATGCGCCAATCCGAAACATAAACAGAGACAGGGATGA
- the rpsM gene encoding 30S ribosomal protein S13, producing MPRLVGVDIPKEKRVEISLTYIYGIGRPLSNKILKIANINPDKRAKDLTEEEIARLSSVIQKDYRVEGDLRRDISANIKRLIDVGSYRGLRHRRGLPVRGQRTKTNARTRKGPRKTVGVIRQKAERTVKDSGTAEKK from the coding sequence GTGCCGAGATTAGTTGGTGTAGACATACCGAAGGAAAAGAGGGTGGAAATATCCCTGACTTATATATATGGGATAGGTCGGCCGCTTTCGAACAAGATACTCAAGATAGCGAATATCAATCCCGATAAGCGCGCGAAGGATCTTACAGAAGAAGAGATAGCGCGCCTTTCATCCGTCATACAGAAGGATTATAGGGTTGAGGGTGATCTGAGACGCGATATATCGGCGAATATAAAAAGGCTCATCGATGTCGGTAGTTATAGAGGTTTGAGGCACAGGCGCGGCTTGCCCGTTAGAGGGCAGAGAACCAAGACCAATGCCAGAACGAGAAAAGGCCCGAGGAAGACGGTGGGCGTAATAAGGCAAAAGGCAGAAAGGACCGTGAAAGATAGTGGAACAGCAGAAAAAAAGTAA
- the rpsK gene encoding 30S ribosomal protein S11, whose translation MEQQKKSKPKKSKKAIRVVTSGIARILATFNNTIVTITDKEGNTLTWASTGSAGFKGSKKSTPFAAGIAAENAARKAAERGVKEVEVYVKGPGAGRESAIRSIQAAGLTIRSIRDVTPIPHNGCRPEKRRRV comes from the coding sequence GTGGAACAGCAGAAAAAAAGTAAACCTAAAAAGTCCAAAAAAGCGATACGCGTAGTTACCAGCGGCATAGCCCGCATACTTGCCACGTTCAATAATACTATTGTGACGATCACTGATAAAGAAGGCAATACGCTGACGTGGGCATCTACGGGAAGCGCAGGTTTTAAAGGTTCGAAAAAATCTACGCCGTTCGCGGCGGGTATAGCGGCAGAGAACGCCGCGCGTAAGGCCGCGGAACGCGGAGTTAAAGAGGTTGAAGTATACGTTAAAGGTCCGGGCGCCGGCAGAGAATCGGCGATCAGGTCCATACAGGCGGCGGGGCTGACCATAAGGTCTATCAGGGATGTTACCCCGATACCACATAACGGTTGCCGCCCAGAGAAGCGAAGGAGAGTGTAA
- the rpsD gene encoding 30S ribosomal protein S4 — protein sequence MARYTGPSCRLCRREGIKLFLKGSRCNGEKCALSRRDFAPGQHGQARKKESNYGIQLREKQKVKRIYGVLERQFKHYFRIAERSKGVTGITLLQLLERRLDNVIFRMNLANSRAEARQIVQHGLARVNGKRVDIPAYVVKAGQEVSVKMKEPAAKRLAETFEALKGRTIPKWIEIDPKNFKCKITAMPTKEDVGFPIQEQLIVELYSK from the coding sequence ATGGCGAGGTATACAGGCCCATCATGCAGGCTTTGCAGACGGGAAGGCATAAAGCTCTTCCTGAAAGGTTCCAGGTGCAACGGCGAGAAGTGCGCTTTGTCGCGCAGGGACTTTGCTCCGGGCCAGCACGGCCAGGCGAGAAAGAAAGAGTCGAACTACGGCATTCAGCTGAGAGAAAAACAGAAAGTTAAAAGGATTTACGGTGTTCTCGAGCGGCAGTTCAAACATTATTTCAGAATAGCGGAACGCTCGAAAGGTGTAACAGGTATAACTCTCTTACAACTTTTGGAAAGAAGGCTCGACAACGTTATTTTTAGGATGAATTTAGCGAACTCAAGAGCCGAAGCGCGACAGATAGTCCAGCATGGACTGGCGCGTGTCAACGGCAAGCGAGTGGATATACCCGCGTATGTTGTCAAGGCGGGGCAGGAAGTTTCAGTAAAGATGAAAGAACCTGCCGCAAAGCGGTTGGCGGAGACGTTTGAGGCGCTGAAGGGGCGGACTATCCCCAAGTGGATAGAGATCGACCCTAAGAATTTTAAATGCAAGATAACGGCTATGCCTACCAAAGAAGATGTGGGTTTCCCGATACAGGAACAGCTTATTGTTGAGTTGTATTCGAAATAA
- a CDS encoding pyridoxal phosphate-dependent aminotransferase — protein MKLAKRVSDIAESVTLQITSKAKKMVKEGIDVVNFAAGEPDFDTPAHIKAAAMEAIKTGFTKYTPSSGMQELREAISRKFKNDNALEYDPGQIVVSNGAKHSLNNIFQVLCEEGDEVLIPAPYWLSYPAMVKMASATPVIINSSAKNNFKATEKEIAAKITKKTKCFVLNSPSNPTGSVYSPEELKIVAKLAVANDFYVISDEIYEKLIYGGAKHVSIASLGKDIYERTITVNGLSKSYSMTGWRIGYAAGPDRIMKAVANLQSHASSNPCSISQKAALTAITGDQRCVEEMRVEFGKRRDYMVSRIAGIGKLSCTSPEGAFYVLCDVSKLKMGSVTAANRLLDEAQVAVIPGEPFGDDLVVRFSFATSMNSIKKGMDKIEEWVKKNG, from the coding sequence ATGAAGCTGGCTAAAAGAGTGTCTGATATAGCGGAGTCGGTGACTCTGCAGATAACTTCCAAAGCGAAAAAGATGGTCAAGGAAGGTATCGATGTGGTTAATTTTGCGGCCGGGGAGCCCGATTTTGACACCCCCGCGCATATAAAAGCCGCCGCCATGGAGGCGATAAAAACCGGTTTTACCAAGTACACGCCATCAAGCGGCATGCAGGAACTCCGTGAGGCGATATCGCGTAAATTCAAAAATGATAACGCTCTCGAATATGATCCCGGACAGATAGTCGTTTCAAACGGTGCGAAACATTCTCTCAACAATATTTTCCAGGTACTGTGCGAAGAAGGCGATGAAGTCCTGATACCGGCGCCTTACTGGTTGAGCTATCCGGCCATGGTAAAAATGGCCTCGGCCACCCCTGTAATAATAAACAGCTCGGCGAAGAACAATTTTAAAGCCACCGAAAAAGAAATTGCCGCGAAGATCACAAAGAAGACGAAATGTTTTGTCCTGAATAGCCCTTCCAATCCCACCGGGTCGGTATATTCGCCGGAGGAATTAAAGATTGTCGCGAAGCTGGCTGTGGCTAACGATTTTTATGTTATAAGCGATGAGATATATGAAAAGCTTATCTATGGCGGAGCTAAACATGTATCGATAGCCTCGCTCGGCAAAGACATATACGAGCGTACCATCACGGTCAACGGACTGTCGAAGAGTTACTCGATGACAGGCTGGCGCATCGGTTACGCGGCCGGTCCCGACCGGATAATGAAAGCGGTAGCCAATCTGCAGAGCCACGCCTCCTCCAATCCGTGTTCGATCAGCCAGAAGGCGGCGCTTACAGCGATCACCGGCGACCAGAGATGCGTCGAAGAGATGCGCGTTGAGTTCGGGAAGAGGCGCGACTATATGGTGTCGAGGATAGCGGGCATAGGGAAGCTGTCGTGCACGAGTCCGGAGGGCGCGTTCTATGTGCTCTGCGACGTGTCAAAGCTTAAGATGGGTTCGGTGACTGCGGCCAACCGTTTGCTCGACGAGGCGCAGGTTGCCGTAATACCGGGCGAGCCGTTCGGGGACGATTTGGTTGTGCGGTTCAGTTTCGCGACGAGCATGAACTCGATAAAGAAGGGTATGGATAAAATAGAGGAGTGGGTTAAAAAAAATGGGTAA
- the rplO gene encoding 50S ribosomal protein L15 has protein sequence MKISDITMPKGANRKMKRRGRGCGSGHGKNACRGRKGALKRSGRTTRPGFEGGQMPLIRRIPKRGFNALFKNGYQVINIESLNRFADKAIVGPVEFKKAGLIGSLNEQIKILGTGKAMKALTVKAHKFSKSAVKALEASGSKLEYIK, from the coding sequence CAGGAAGATGAAACGGCGCGGTCGTGGTTGTGGTTCGGGCCATGGTAAGAATGCCTGCCGCGGCAGGAAGGGCGCACTGAAACGTTCCGGCAGGACGACGAGGCCGGGATTCGAAGGTGGGCAGATGCCCCTGATAAGGCGCATACCGAAACGCGGTTTTAACGCGCTATTTAAAAATGGATACCAGGTTATAAATATAGAATCGCTCAACAGGTTTGCCGATAAAGCCATCGTGGGGCCCGTAGAGTTTAAAAAGGCTGGCCTTATAGGCAGTCTGAATGAACAGATCAAGATACTTGGCACGGGGAAGGCCATGAAGGCGCTTACCGTTAAGGCGCATAAGTTTTCGAAGAGCGCGGTAAAGGCTCTTGAGGCGTCCGGCTCAAAGCTTGAATATATAAAATAA
- the infA gene encoding translation initiation factor IF-1: MSPKEEAIVVEGKVLETLPNAMFRVELPNGHKVLAHVSGKMRMNFIRILPGDTVTLELSPYDLSRGRITRREK, from the coding sequence ATGAGCCCAAAAGAAGAAGCGATAGTCGTTGAAGGAAAGGTGTTGGAGACGCTACCCAATGCGATGTTTAGGGTGGAACTCCCCAACGGTCATAAAGTGCTCGCTCACGTATCGGGCAAGATGAGAATGAATTTTATACGGATACTGCCCGGCGACACGGTAACATTGGAGTTGTCCCCCTATGACCTTTCCAGGGGAAGGATAACCCGGAGAGAGAAATAA
- a CDS encoding 3-isopropylmalate dehydratase small subunit, with protein MKNFARRLKVQDNINTDYVISGRYKFKIQDPKELAKYIFADIDPEFAARVTKGDILVAGENFGCGSSREQAPQALKQAGFYAVAAKSFARIFYRNAFNIGLLLIECDTDFIDDGDELELDIEKGKLKDKAKGLTFDIKPVPAVMKKLLEDGGVVEHFKKYGGFNFEKV; from the coding sequence ATGAAAAATTTCGCGAGGCGTTTGAAGGTTCAGGACAACATAAATACAGATTATGTAATTTCCGGACGGTATAAGTTCAAAATACAGGATCCGAAAGAATTGGCGAAGTACATCTTCGCGGATATCGATCCTGAGTTTGCCGCCAGAGTTACCAAGGGTGATATTCTCGTAGCCGGTGAGAACTTCGGTTGTGGCTCGTCGCGCGAACAGGCGCCTCAGGCGCTCAAGCAGGCGGGATTCTATGCGGTTGCCGCGAAGAGTTTCGCGAGGATATTTTACCGTAACGCGTTTAATATAGGGCTCCTTCTCATCGAATGCGATACCGATTTTATAGACGACGGCGATGAATTGGAGCTCGATATCGAAAAAGGTAAGCTTAAAGACAAGGCTAAGGGGTTGACGTTTGATATAAAACCTGTGCCGGCCGTGATGAAGAAACTTTTAGAAGATGGCGGAGTAGTTGAACATTTTAAAAAATACGGGGGATTCAATTTTGAAAAAGTATAG
- a CDS encoding adenylate kinase: MKLILLGPPGAGKGTQSVELAKSYSVPHISTGDILRESVKAGLPLGLKAKSFMDKGELVPDEVVIGIVAERLKNPDTKKGFILDGFPRTVKQAIGLDEALKAIKSGVDMVVYFQTSSAVAIERLTGRRVCKSCGFNYHVKNMPPKVANVCDKCGAQLYQRPDDNEATVLNRLKVYEEQTKPLVDYYTKQGILKKVSGDLGVRELFKVLAQIFAEAKLA, translated from the coding sequence TTGAAGCTTATATTATTAGGGCCTCCGGGAGCGGGAAAAGGTACACAGAGCGTTGAGCTGGCAAAAAGCTACAGCGTGCCGCACATTTCCACCGGCGACATATTGAGGGAATCTGTAAAAGCGGGTTTGCCGCTGGGTTTGAAGGCTAAGTCTTTTATGGATAAGGGCGAACTTGTTCCTGACGAAGTAGTTATCGGTATAGTCGCTGAAAGACTGAAGAACCCGGACACGAAAAAAGGTTTTATTCTCGACGGATTTCCAAGAACGGTAAAGCAGGCTATAGGTCTCGACGAAGCGCTGAAGGCTATAAAGTCCGGTGTTGACATGGTCGTATATTTTCAAACATCGTCGGCCGTCGCGATAGAGCGCCTTACGGGGCGCAGGGTATGCAAGTCCTGCGGTTTTAATTATCACGTAAAGAATATGCCTCCAAAGGTAGCGAACGTATGCGATAAGTGCGGCGCCCAGCTTTATCAGAGGCCGGATGATAATGAGGCGACCGTTTTGAACAGACTGAAGGTTTACGAAGAGCAGACTAAGCCGCTCGTCGATTACTATACGAAGCAAGGCATACTGAAGAAGGTGTCGGGCGACCTGGGAGTGCGCGAGCTGTTTAAAGTTCTCGCGCAGATATTCGCCGAGGCCAAGCTTGCATGA
- the rplQ gene encoding 50S ribosomal protein L17, which yields MRHRQSRSKLSMKTSHRKAALKSMVTSLFKYQRINMITARAKEVRRLAEHLITLAKTDTVDARRRAYAILQDRDLVGKLFKEIVPLCKSRTSGYTRIIPLGFRRGDGASMCFLELTDKKIVEKLPKKKKAKTEETGKPVAETKKEDLSKASEAPKEEKHKEPKAKTIQKTKPTLDEEKRAEKARSEDKKLADNKGFMKNVRGFFRKRGDF from the coding sequence ATGAGACACAGACAGAGCCGTTCAAAACTGAGCATGAAGACGAGCCACCGAAAGGCGGCCCTTAAGAGTATGGTAACAAGCTTGTTTAAGTACCAGAGGATAAATATGATAACTGCCAGGGCAAAAGAAGTAAGACGCCTGGCGGAGCATCTGATAACGCTGGCAAAGACCGATACCGTCGACGCCAGGCGTCGCGCATACGCGATCCTGCAGGACCGGGATCTCGTCGGTAAGCTTTTTAAAGAGATAGTGCCGCTTTGCAAAAGCCGCACAAGCGGGTACACGCGGATCATACCTTTAGGCTTTAGAAGAGGTGACGGCGCGAGCATGTGCTTCCTGGAACTCACGGATAAAAAGATCGTCGAGAAGCTTCCAAAGAAGAAAAAGGCAAAGACGGAAGAGACTGGTAAGCCAGTGGCAGAAACGAAGAAGGAAGACCTGTCGAAAGCGTCGGAAGCGCCTAAGGAAGAAAAGCACAAAGAGCCGAAGGCGAAGACGATACAGAAGACGAAGCCGACATTAGACGAAGAAAAACGCGCGGAAAAAGCGAGAAGCGAAGATAAGAAACTCGCCGACAATAAAGGTTTCATGAAAAATGTCCGCGGATTCTTTCGCAAGCGCGGCGACTTCTAA
- a CDS encoding 3-isopropylmalate dehydratase large subunit: MGKTIAEKILSNHAGRDLKAGDIAICNVDFCFGQDGTSSIIIDSFKKLGVQKAFDKSKFYMIIDHSAPSPNIGVSEIHKKMRGFAKLLDVKMYDIGCGVCHQLVPQKGHVTCGDLVLGADSHTCTYGAINVFSTGVGSTDLAITLASGRNWFRVPDTMKVIVNGKLPKGVYSKDVILHIIKDIGSNGATYRSVEFYGEAISSMSVDARLTMSNMVVEMGAKVGLMEADEKTLKWVKEKSSKTPRPVSADADAKYIAVKTYDVSKLAPQVAKPHAVDNVSDAAELSGVKINQAFVGTCTNGRFEDLEVAAKILKGKSIHPEVRFIVAPASREIFLEAAKKGLIDIFVKSGCTVVAPGCGPCVGTHNGVLADGEVAISTANRNFKGRMGNPNSFIYLGSPATVAASALTGRITDPREFRKKL; the protein is encoded by the coding sequence ATGGGTAAGACTATTGCGGAAAAGATATTATCAAATCATGCCGGCAGGGATCTGAAGGCGGGCGACATAGCGATTTGCAACGTCGATTTCTGTTTCGGCCAGGATGGTACGAGTTCGATAATAATCGACAGTTTTAAAAAGCTCGGCGTTCAGAAGGCGTTCGACAAATCGAAATTTTACATGATAATAGACCACTCGGCGCCCAGTCCCAACATAGGCGTGTCCGAGATACATAAAAAGATGCGGGGCTTCGCCAAGTTGCTCGATGTTAAGATGTACGATATCGGTTGCGGTGTGTGCCATCAGCTTGTTCCTCAGAAAGGCCACGTAACCTGCGGCGACCTTGTGCTCGGGGCCGATTCACATACCTGTACCTACGGCGCGATAAACGTATTTTCTACCGGTGTTGGCTCGACCGACTTGGCTATAACTCTGGCGAGTGGCAGGAACTGGTTCCGTGTACCGGATACGATGAAGGTCATTGTAAATGGTAAGCTTCCCAAAGGTGTTTACTCGAAAGACGTTATATTGCACATCATAAAAGATATCGGCTCGAACGGCGCGACTTACCGCTCGGTTGAGTTTTACGGGGAGGCGATATCCTCGATGAGCGTCGACGCGCGCCTTACTATGTCGAATATGGTCGTCGAGATGGGCGCCAAAGTGGGCCTTATGGAAGCGGATGAAAAGACACTGAAATGGGTTAAGGAGAAGTCTTCCAAAACGCCCCGCCCTGTCTCAGCGGACGCGGACGCGAAATACATCGCGGTTAAAACGTATGACGTTTCGAAACTCGCTCCGCAAGTCGCGAAGCCGCACGCGGTCGATAACGTATCGGATGCGGCGGAACTTTCCGGTGTAAAGATAAATCAAGCGTTCGTAGGCACGTGCACCAATGGCAGGTTCGAGGACCTGGAAGTCGCCGCGAAGATATTAAAGGGCAAGAGTATTCATCCGGAGGTGAGGTTTATAGTCGCGCCGGCGTCGCGTGAGATATTTCTCGAGGCGGCGAAAAAGGGGCTTATAGATATATTTGTAAAATCCGGCTGTACGGTGGTCGCTCCGGGTTGCGGGCCGTGCGTCGGCACGCATAACGGCGTTCTTGCCGACGGCGAAGTAGCCATATCGACCGCCAACAGGAATTTTAAGGGAAGAATGGGAAACCCGAATTCATTTATTTATCTCGGTTCGCCGGCTACGGTAGCCGCATCGGCGTTGACGGGCCGGATAACTGATCCGAGGGAGTTTAGAAAGAAATTATAA